In Paraburkholderia phenazinium, the following are encoded in one genomic region:
- a CDS encoding sensor domain-containing diguanylate cyclase: MKSSIMSLAVTRQHRVAAYAVAGFILCVVLATLPVAGVAEPHIAAFLPLFAMAVFTTEGLTAYLLWTQFMITRGPFLAALAGAYAYTSVTVAIQLLVFPGVFSPTGLLGTGAQGAVWIWAFWHCGSPLLIFAALLVRRRFPAPLPRAQTRLAGLVLVGGPVCLSVALCSLAIRGEAWLPKLIDGHAYQRLAHSPSGIGIAIVGAATLLYLIVTTRLRSLLELWLAVALFAGLGDVLVTLVANARYSMGWYVARLESVLASSTVLGVLIWEISHLYRELHAANARLSEYVSRDGLTGIFNRRYFEERYPAALAEANAERRALSILMVDIDHFKRFNDTLGHLRGDECLVAVAGALQASLRRSADFVARFGGEEFVVVLPDCEREMAARLAENLHAAVARLAVAAPFTEAGCVSVSIGVATARPDEPIQAAELLAHADAALYRAKEAGRNRVAAWQGVPLTLRSVHAH, encoded by the coding sequence ATGAAGAGCAGCATCATGAGTCTGGCGGTCACCCGCCAACATCGCGTAGCGGCGTACGCCGTGGCGGGCTTCATTCTGTGCGTGGTGCTGGCGACCCTGCCGGTCGCCGGCGTCGCCGAGCCGCATATCGCGGCCTTCCTGCCCCTGTTCGCGATGGCCGTGTTCACCACCGAGGGCCTCACCGCCTATCTGCTGTGGACGCAATTCATGATCACCCGTGGGCCCTTCCTCGCGGCACTGGCGGGTGCGTATGCGTACACCTCGGTCACCGTGGCGATCCAGTTGCTGGTGTTTCCCGGCGTGTTTTCGCCGACCGGCCTGCTCGGCACCGGCGCGCAAGGCGCCGTGTGGATCTGGGCGTTCTGGCATTGCGGTTCGCCGTTGCTGATCTTCGCCGCCCTGCTGGTGCGCCGCCGCTTTCCTGCGCCGCTGCCGCGTGCGCAGACGCGCCTCGCCGGCCTCGTGCTGGTGGGCGGCCCGGTTTGCCTGTCGGTGGCCCTTTGCTCGCTCGCCATTCGCGGGGAAGCGTGGCTGCCGAAGCTGATCGACGGGCACGCCTATCAGCGGCTGGCGCATAGTCCGTCGGGCATCGGCATCGCCATCGTCGGCGCCGCTACGCTGCTCTATCTGATTGTCACGACGCGGCTGCGCAGCCTGCTCGAACTGTGGCTCGCCGTCGCGCTCTTCGCCGGACTCGGCGACGTGCTGGTGACGCTGGTGGCGAACGCCCGCTACAGCATGGGCTGGTATGTGGCGCGGCTCGAATCGGTGCTGGCTTCGAGCACGGTGCTGGGCGTGCTGATCTGGGAGATCAGTCATCTGTACCGCGAGCTGCACGCGGCCAATGCGCGCCTGAGCGAATATGTCTCGCGCGACGGCCTGACCGGTATCTTCAACCGGCGCTACTTCGAGGAGCGCTACCCCGCCGCGCTGGCCGAGGCCAACGCGGAGCGCCGCGCGCTGTCGATCCTGATGGTGGACATCGATCACTTCAAACGCTTTAACGACACGCTCGGCCATCTGCGCGGCGACGAGTGCCTCGTTGCGGTGGCCGGCGCCTTGCAGGCGAGTCTGCGGCGCAGCGCCGATTTTGTGGCGCGCTTCGGTGGCGAAGAGTTCGTCGTCGTGCTGCCGGACTGCGAGCGCGAGATGGCCGCTCGCCTCGCCGAGAACCTGCATGCGGCGGTCGCGCGCCTCGCCGTCGCGGCGCCCTTCACCGAGGCCGGCTGTGTGAGCGTCTCGATCGGGGTCGCCACCGCTCGCCCCGACGAGCCGATCCAGGCCGCCGAACTGCTCGCCCACGCCGACGCCGCGCTATATCGCGCCAAGGAAGCTGGGCGCAACCGCGTCGCGGCATGGCAAGGCGTGCCGCTCACGCTGCGCTCAGTGCACGCTCATTAG
- a CDS encoding sugar ABC transporter, producing the protein MALLVLAASLAPWQAAHAGDAPTGAAGRPAQPNLAFFYGANPPVELLQAFDAVVVDPARGFDPAAHPLPHTVWLARTHPADSGATPEAVAQSFGPLWQHGYRGFLLDTPAAIAAAEAIRAAHPDARLVVAGADALQAALPHAKALYAVVSDSLVRGLNDTATLPADVPDALRASRLAAARSFMQQTGVPVVSLEYCPRTDRECARTTAAQVMANGVVPYVTSVARDIVGVGAIEVLPRKILVVQDRDIKEPLDLSVGVRDLATPLNYLGYDVEYVDFSKPLPTGITPDRYAGVVAWLQGNALPDPQAWQRWVAARIVDHVPVVFLGQFGFDATGAIGDALDLQAVPGTMAAPVNVIARDPMVGFEIDPRPDPRDLLGVRVGVKSHSLLRLSANGALIDPVALTPWGGYALNPYTSVSLDSIGQERWAIEPLKFLTAALRLQAMPSPSVTTENGRRLLMTHVDGDGFASRAEFPGPDYSGEALYEQIFTRYKIPMTLSVIEGEVGPAGLYPKISPRLEEIARKMFALPYVEIGTHTYSHPFQWEDVDSSTGAKVDRGGGDAAFSLNIPGYKFNIDREVSGSIDYINSRLAPAGKRTVVLQWSGDCQPPGIVVRKVYEAGVYNFNGGDTVITKSAPSWTNIAPIGVDKGPGAYQVYAPNQDENVYTNDWQGPFYGFTRVLETFDMTDRPRRFKPIDIYYHMYSGTKVASLRALDQIFSTVLAQPVLPVHVTDYIRKVLDWRSFAVARQVGSRDGWLVRGNGEVRELHWPNTTTPTLEGASGVTGFSAGPDGTYIHIDGGAARFAFGANGGNATNAAARNVPYIAEANGFVRNFHPTAGGLSFEFGGYYQPFVSLANAQSCSVSVDGKPVPTRRDGALLRFDTAGVAATQVAYQRVEVACAR; encoded by the coding sequence ATGGCGCTGCTGGTGCTGGCGGCGAGCCTTGCGCCGTGGCAGGCCGCGCACGCCGGCGATGCACCCACGGGCGCGGCCGGCCGTCCGGCGCAGCCGAATCTGGCGTTCTTCTACGGCGCGAATCCGCCGGTCGAACTGCTGCAAGCGTTCGATGCCGTGGTGGTCGATCCCGCGCGTGGCTTCGATCCGGCCGCGCATCCCTTGCCGCATACCGTATGGCTTGCCCGCACGCATCCGGCCGACTCAGGCGCAACGCCGGAGGCTGTCGCGCAAAGTTTCGGGCCGCTGTGGCAGCACGGTTACCGCGGCTTCCTGCTCGACACGCCGGCGGCGATTGCGGCCGCCGAGGCGATTCGCGCGGCGCATCCCGATGCACGCCTCGTGGTTGCCGGCGCCGATGCGCTGCAGGCGGCACTGCCACATGCGAAAGCGCTGTATGCGGTGGTGAGCGACTCGCTCGTGCGCGGTCTCAACGACACCGCCACGCTGCCCGCCGACGTACCGGACGCGCTGCGCGCGAGCCGCCTCGCCGCGGCGCGCAGCTTCATGCAGCAGACCGGCGTGCCGGTGGTCTCGCTCGAATACTGCCCGCGCACCGATCGCGAATGCGCCCGCACGACGGCGGCGCAGGTGATGGCGAACGGCGTGGTGCCGTATGTGACGAGCGTGGCTCGCGATATTGTCGGCGTGGGGGCGATCGAAGTCCTGCCGCGCAAGATTCTGGTCGTGCAGGACCGCGATATCAAAGAGCCGCTCGATCTGAGCGTCGGCGTGCGCGATCTCGCCACGCCGCTCAATTACCTCGGTTACGACGTCGAATACGTCGACTTCTCGAAGCCCTTGCCCACCGGCATCACGCCGGACCGCTATGCGGGTGTGGTGGCGTGGCTGCAGGGCAATGCGCTGCCCGACCCGCAGGCGTGGCAACGCTGGGTCGCCGCGCGCATTGTCGATCATGTGCCGGTGGTGTTCCTCGGCCAGTTCGGTTTCGATGCGACCGGCGCGATCGGCGATGCACTCGATCTGCAGGCCGTGCCCGGCACCATGGCCGCGCCGGTCAATGTGATTGCCCGTGATCCGATGGTCGGCTTCGAAATCGATCCACGCCCCGATCCGCGCGATCTGCTGGGCGTGCGCGTCGGGGTCAAGAGCCACTCGCTGCTGCGCCTCTCGGCTAACGGCGCGCTGATCGATCCGGTCGCGCTGACCCCGTGGGGCGGCTATGCGCTTAATCCGTACACCTCAGTTTCGCTCGACAGCATCGGCCAGGAACGCTGGGCCATCGAGCCGCTCAAGTTCCTCACCGCGGCGTTGCGTCTGCAAGCCATGCCGTCGCCGAGCGTGACTACCGAAAACGGCCGGCGTTTGCTGATGACGCACGTCGACGGCGACGGCTTCGCCTCGCGGGCCGAATTCCCCGGCCCCGACTATTCGGGCGAAGCGCTGTACGAGCAGATTTTCACGCGCTACAAGATCCCGATGACGCTTTCGGTCATCGAAGGCGAAGTGGGGCCGGCGGGGCTGTATCCGAAGATCTCGCCGCGTCTCGAAGAGATCGCCCGCAAGATGTTTGCGCTGCCGTATGTGGAGATCGGCACGCATACCTACTCGCATCCGTTCCAGTGGGAAGACGTGGACAGCAGCACCGGCGCGAAGGTGGACCGCGGCGGCGGCGATGCGGCGTTCTCGCTGAATATTCCGGGCTACAAGTTCAATATCGACCGCGAGGTGAGCGGCTCGATCGACTACATCAACTCGCGCCTCGCACCTGCCGGCAAGCGGACCGTCGTGCTGCAGTGGTCGGGCGATTGCCAGCCGCCGGGGATCGTCGTCCGTAAGGTTTACGAAGCAGGCGTCTACAACTTCAACGGTGGCGACACCGTCATCACGAAGTCGGCGCCGAGCTGGACCAACATCGCGCCGATCGGCGTCGACAAGGGGCCGGGCGCGTATCAGGTGTACGCGCCGAACCAGGACGAGAACGTTTATACGAACGACTGGCAAGGGCCGTTCTACGGCTTCACGCGGGTGCTCGAAACCTTCGACATGACCGACCGGCCGCGCCGCTTCAAGCCGATCGATATTTACTACCACATGTACAGCGGCACCAAGGTGGCGTCGCTGCGTGCGCTGGATCAGATCTTCTCGACTGTGCTGGCGCAACCGGTATTGCCGGTGCATGTCACCGATTACATCCGCAAGGTGCTCGACTGGCGCTCGTTTGCGGTGGCGCGTCAGGTGGGCAGCCGCGACGGCTGGCTGGTGCGCGGTAACGGCGAAGTGCGCGAGCTGCATTGGCCCAATACCACTACGCCGACGCTTGAGGGAGCCTCGGGTGTCACCGGTTTCTCGGCGGGTCCGGACGGGACGTATATCCATATCGACGGCGGCGCCGCGCGGTTTGCCTTCGGCGCGAATGGCGGGAATGCTACGAACGCTGCGGCGCGTAACGTGCCGTACATCGCCGAGGCGAATGGTTTCGTGCGCAACTTTCACCCCACCGCAGGCGGCCTGAGCTTCGAGTTCGGCGGCTATTATCAGCCGTTTGTTTCGCTGGCGAATGCCCAGAGCTGCAGCGTGAGCGTCGACGGCAAACCGGTTCCCACACGGCGCGACGGTGCGCTGCTGCGCTTCGACACCGCCGGTGTGGCCGCCACGCAAGTCGCCTATCAACGCGTCGAGGTGGCCTGTGCTCGCTAG
- a CDS encoding tetratricopeptide repeat protein: MLASRPRIASTWLVLLLAAVVVLTFYATYPHGGLRERMTAAAEPSDLSAAYLEAWLRVQPDNVELLTTLGTQYAQLGRGDDAERIAQRMDEQHTDALHRAAVMLRLTVAEQQAFAIPANDPRRAVALAKLREQFAAVAGLTWDNGELEILAARAAAIDAPELAVQLYTRLAVQDPHGRQRWNAEVAKYGLWVGQYRRAADAWFRQQADATTRDEQRRCFIAGIRALQSGNLLDEALKAADEHVGTLADDRDTLIVLLNLARAAQRPDLVDRYAKALVKYTNSNTNVRPDEPHGGFELAMLAVRAGRAHKNAPAAYAYMDGPQGSNSMRDWAPVRVLKAAASAEAVASASASASASAATSASTAAATDVDVAGLVYQSFLESNDLDNAQKVAAAQVARDPHSALWLKRLAQVAEWNRAAPLALQSWLGYAQASNDPAGWANVLRLAPMLNDDSAYLAALVHASNAAPADLKLVDSVIATYERLGRPDDGLAFLQAHARTAGSHAIDERMAILAERAGHDEQALAIWRNLHTSEPGNTAYALHAASILYRQGKYAEALAALESARAGARDDDVLFWRNDAQLARLMQQDTVANNAYKHLLASGAEAPEDLSAMTYFYDAYPLDAGRTAELQYQRDHTPRALQEALYYYTDAQAMDRIAALLDSLTPEQRAAAEKSASFLGVRAEYYRQTDRPLDALHDLERAVDLPDATPEVRAALLWTLVDYGSDAELRKVLVRWRDDAAQNSLLWGPFAAAGLRLNQPVAALQYLRLQAALMSRDPLWLLTLADAQEMAGRPDLAWSIRRKVWLQIEQDERAVTTGGTSAQAALKRRASQDAEAREQLRGRRVSLAEIFADADVSTGLLDDLLKHDGGRDDTTAARRTLLGDAPGLPPAPRVSASKAKDDGRLKSAVAKDVAVAWALSHEANPLAKRWLAEQYVNRLAQPADSQLALALAEGDVASMERLVDKEGARLPLYGRIDATIALDRPGQAEQLSFIGLAGAPEDTELHTRLVDTALGWPQYLGTTVENYVEHPLDYVEQTLAGTMKIADLYMVGVTGTQRYQWSVDQTQLVNVPGVDRALDLFLRRQTQDTDWQVTGGRREGLDSFYTLDVAGELGRNSTFTLTGSAGRDQTATESQALLVGGMKDNLIGGFTWRMTSHIYASGTVEADRFYSQARDYLGSGVLSTGELGYKIRTDYPDFTVRLVGIRGEYGASGEADALISRLAPASAGPTSAATFMPLTYAQYGMFFGFGNDLLDQYTHRWRPFLDVGIVHNSLQGWGPQVSVGVAGSVFGGDHAALYLEHESVSQVGSTPITVIGARYSWFY, from the coding sequence GTGCTCGCTAGCCGCCCGCGCATCGCTTCCACGTGGCTCGTGCTGCTGCTGGCGGCCGTAGTCGTGCTGACGTTCTATGCGACGTATCCGCATGGCGGGTTGCGCGAACGGATGACGGCGGCGGCCGAGCCGAGCGATCTGAGCGCGGCCTATCTGGAGGCATGGTTGCGCGTGCAGCCTGACAACGTCGAACTGCTTACCACGCTGGGCACGCAGTACGCCCAACTTGGCCGCGGCGACGACGCCGAACGCATCGCGCAGCGCATGGACGAGCAGCATACGGACGCGCTGCATCGCGCGGCCGTCATGCTGCGCCTGACGGTAGCGGAGCAGCAGGCGTTTGCGATTCCCGCGAACGATCCGCGCCGCGCGGTGGCGCTGGCGAAACTGCGCGAGCAGTTTGCCGCCGTCGCCGGTCTCACATGGGACAACGGCGAGCTCGAGATTCTCGCGGCGCGTGCAGCGGCCATCGACGCGCCGGAACTCGCGGTGCAGTTGTACACGCGCCTTGCTGTTCAGGATCCGCATGGCCGCCAGCGCTGGAACGCCGAGGTGGCGAAGTACGGCCTGTGGGTCGGCCAGTATCGCCGCGCGGCCGATGCATGGTTCCGCCAGCAGGCCGATGCGACGACGCGCGACGAACAGCGCCGTTGCTTCATCGCCGGCATCCGTGCGCTGCAGTCGGGCAATCTGCTCGACGAGGCGCTGAAGGCCGCCGACGAGCATGTCGGCACACTCGCCGACGATCGCGATACCTTGATCGTGCTGCTCAATCTGGCGCGGGCGGCGCAGCGGCCGGATCTGGTTGACCGTTATGCGAAGGCACTGGTCAAGTACACGAACTCAAACACGAACGTGCGGCCCGACGAGCCGCATGGCGGGTTCGAACTCGCGATGCTGGCGGTGAGGGCAGGGCGTGCGCATAAAAACGCGCCGGCGGCTTATGCGTATATGGATGGCCCGCAAGGGAGCAACAGTATGCGTGACTGGGCGCCGGTGCGGGTGTTGAAGGCGGCGGCTAGTGCTGAAGCGGTTGCCTCCGCATCTGCCTCCGCCTCCGCATCTGCGGCAACCTCAGCGTCCACGGCTGCAGCAACCGACGTCGACGTCGCCGGCCTCGTCTATCAATCGTTTCTCGAATCGAACGATCTCGACAACGCGCAGAAGGTCGCGGCCGCGCAGGTCGCCAGAGACCCGCATTCGGCGCTCTGGCTCAAGCGCCTCGCGCAGGTGGCCGAGTGGAACCGCGCCGCGCCGCTCGCGCTGCAATCGTGGCTTGGCTATGCGCAGGCGTCGAACGATCCGGCCGGCTGGGCCAACGTGCTGCGTTTAGCGCCGATGCTCAACGACGACTCCGCCTATCTGGCCGCGCTGGTGCATGCATCGAACGCGGCGCCGGCGGACCTGAAACTGGTCGACTCGGTGATTGCCACCTATGAGCGGCTTGGCCGCCCGGACGACGGCCTCGCGTTTTTGCAGGCGCATGCGCGCACCGCGGGCAGTCACGCAATCGACGAGCGCATGGCGATTCTGGCCGAGCGTGCCGGCCATGACGAACAGGCCCTCGCGATCTGGCGCAACCTGCACACGAGCGAACCCGGCAATACCGCGTACGCGCTGCACGCGGCAAGCATCCTGTATCGCCAGGGCAAGTATGCCGAGGCGCTGGCGGCGCTCGAGTCGGCGCGTGCCGGCGCACGCGACGACGACGTGCTGTTCTGGCGCAACGACGCGCAGCTCGCGCGCCTCATGCAACAGGACACGGTGGCGAACAACGCGTACAAGCATCTGCTCGCGAGCGGCGCCGAGGCGCCCGAAGACCTGAGCGCGATGACCTACTTCTACGACGCGTATCCGCTCGATGCGGGCCGCACCGCGGAGCTGCAGTATCAACGCGACCACACGCCGCGCGCCCTGCAGGAAGCCCTCTATTACTACACCGACGCCCAGGCGATGGACCGCATCGCCGCCTTGCTCGATAGCCTCACGCCCGAGCAGCGCGCCGCCGCCGAGAAGTCGGCCAGCTTCCTTGGCGTGCGCGCCGAATACTACCGGCAGACCGACCGGCCGCTCGACGCGCTGCACGATCTGGAGCGCGCGGTGGATCTGCCCGACGCGACCCCGGAAGTCCGCGCGGCGCTGCTCTGGACCCTGGTCGACTACGGCAGCGACGCCGAGTTGCGCAAGGTGCTGGTGCGCTGGCGCGACGATGCGGCGCAAAACAGCCTGCTTTGGGGGCCGTTCGCTGCTGCCGGGCTGCGTCTGAACCAGCCGGTCGCCGCCCTGCAGTATCTGCGTTTGCAGGCCGCGCTGATGTCGCGCGATCCGCTCTGGCTGCTGACGCTGGCGGACGCCCAGGAGATGGCGGGGCGCCCGGACCTCGCATGGTCGATCCGCCGCAAGGTTTGGCTGCAGATCGAGCAGGACGAGCGGGCCGTGACGACCGGCGGCACTAGCGCGCAGGCAGCGCTCAAGCGGCGCGCCTCGCAGGATGCGGAAGCGCGCGAGCAGTTGCGCGGCCGGCGGGTGTCGCTGGCGGAGATCTTTGCCGACGCCGACGTGTCCACAGGACTGCTTGACGATCTGCTGAAGCACGACGGCGGCCGCGACGACACCACGGCGGCGCGCCGCACGTTGCTCGGGGATGCGCCCGGCTTGCCGCCGGCGCCGCGGGTGTCGGCCAGCAAGGCGAAGGACGATGGGCGGCTCAAGTCAGCGGTGGCGAAGGATGTGGCCGTGGCGTGGGCGTTGTCGCACGAAGCGAATCCGCTCGCAAAACGTTGGCTCGCCGAGCAGTACGTCAACCGTCTCGCGCAACCGGCCGATTCGCAACTTGCGCTGGCGCTCGCCGAGGGCGACGTGGCGTCGATGGAGCGTCTCGTCGACAAGGAAGGGGCACGTCTGCCGCTTTACGGCCGCATCGATGCGACGATCGCACTCGATCGTCCGGGCCAGGCCGAGCAACTGTCGTTCATCGGTCTTGCCGGCGCGCCGGAAGATACCGAACTGCATACGCGTCTCGTCGATACGGCGCTCGGCTGGCCGCAATACCTCGGCACCACGGTGGAGAACTACGTCGAACATCCGCTCGATTACGTCGAGCAGACGCTGGCCGGCACCATGAAGATCGCGGACCTCTATATGGTCGGCGTCACCGGCACGCAGCGCTATCAGTGGTCCGTCGATCAGACGCAACTGGTTAACGTGCCCGGCGTGGATCGCGCGCTCGACCTGTTCCTGCGCCGCCAGACCCAGGATACCGACTGGCAGGTGACAGGCGGCCGGCGCGAAGGGCTGGACAGCTTCTATACGCTCGATGTCGCGGGCGAACTCGGCCGCAATTCGACGTTTACGCTGACGGGCAGCGCAGGCCGCGACCAGACCGCGACGGAATCGCAGGCGCTGCTGGTGGGCGGTATGAAGGACAACCTGATCGGCGGCTTCACCTGGCGCATGACGTCGCATATCTACGCGTCGGGTACGGTCGAAGCAGACCGCTTCTATAGCCAGGCGCGCGACTACCTGGGCAGCGGCGTGCTCTCGACGGGCGAGCTCGGCTACAAGATCCGCACCGATTATCCGGACTTCACCGTGCGCCTCGTGGGCATTCGCGGCGAATACGGCGCGAGCGGCGAGGCCGACGCGCTGATCTCGCGGCTTGCGCCGGCGAGTGCGGGCCCGACCAGCGCCGCTACCTTCATGCCGCTGACCTATGCGCAGTACGGCATGTTCTTCGGCTTCGGCAACGACCTGCTCGACCAGTACACGCATCGCTGGCGGCCGTTCCTCGATGTCGGGATCGTGCACAACTCGTTGCAGGGATGGGGGCCGCAAGTCAGCGTGGGCGTGGCCGGCAGTGTGTTCGGCGGCGACCATGCCGCGTTGTACCTGGAGCATGAAAGCGTATCGCAGGTCGGCTCGACGCCCATCACCGTGATCGGCGCGCGTTATAGCTGGTTCTACTGA
- a CDS encoding penicillin-binding protein activator LpoB produces MNGFKSGMRLASWCVAAVAASLLFAGCGTLKQTAAPTLGAGDSVAIASIANYTETPSAGRSAEAIAASVLRANGLKDVRFAPAEAGSNALFDTAQSEGADQKLEWAQSQQVRYILTGAVEEWRYKTGVDGEPVVGLTLELIDVQSGRVVWSATGARSGWSRSSLASVATSLIGHVLAPLAASH; encoded by the coding sequence ATGAACGGATTCAAGAGCGGTATGCGTCTGGCGTCGTGGTGTGTCGCCGCGGTGGCGGCGTCGTTGCTGTTTGCGGGCTGCGGTACGCTCAAGCAAACTGCGGCGCCCACACTCGGCGCGGGCGATTCGGTTGCGATCGCATCGATTGCGAACTACACGGAAACGCCGTCGGCCGGCCGCAGCGCGGAGGCGATCGCGGCGAGCGTGCTGCGCGCCAACGGTCTGAAGGACGTGCGCTTTGCCCCGGCCGAGGCGGGTTCCAACGCGCTGTTCGACACCGCGCAGAGCGAAGGCGCGGACCAGAAGCTCGAATGGGCGCAGTCGCAGCAGGTCAGGTACATCCTGACAGGGGCGGTGGAAGAGTGGCGCTACAAGACGGGCGTCGACGGCGAACCGGTGGTCGGTCTCACACTCGAACTGATCGACGTGCAGTCGGGCCGCGTGGTCTGGAGCGCGACGGGCGCGCGCAGCGGCTGGAGCCGTTCGAGCCTGGCGAGCGTGGCGACTTCGCTGATCGGCCATGTGCTGGCGCCGCTTGCCGCGAGCCACTAA
- a CDS encoding PelD GGDEF domain-containing protein yields the protein MNTAATQSASAASKTRTSNPFGNLGRVRRFVLPAVTRPFAVVETVVFIAIVVGVSWSFNHQDPLLLHAGFPWLWFAPLIVALRYGTLPGLLAGALLLAAWKLLYPASDAWPVMVFVGGLLQTVIAGHFGDTWGHRAARASTINGYLNDRLVAITNSHYLMRLSHERLEKDLLSKPTTLRDSITELRRLSITEEGSGAADTTQAAIAAPLRALPGAHGLLEFVAQVCQIEVAALFPVRNGRVGSEAAARVGDDFELAPDDILVTHAIGTMSVAHLKSEDIPAAQSQYLVCAPLVSADGQLLAMLVIKRMPFLSLNFDNLQLLLVLLGYYADGVEHASLVQGILAAVPGCPYDFALDLGRLTRLQREAGIASSMVALAFPRDEAGDSLFEHVIRRRRALDLMWPVQTASQSVLVNLMPATDTTGIDGYLARIETSLSAQFNLDLESARVGVHTLHLGDMEPGPALQRLLKRSGLDV from the coding sequence GTGAATACCGCCGCCACGCAATCCGCTTCAGCCGCCTCGAAGACGCGCACCTCCAATCCGTTCGGCAACCTGGGGCGCGTGCGTCGTTTCGTGCTGCCGGCCGTCACGCGGCCGTTTGCGGTTGTCGAGACGGTCGTGTTCATTGCTATCGTCGTCGGCGTGAGCTGGTCGTTCAATCATCAGGATCCCTTGCTGTTGCATGCGGGCTTCCCGTGGCTGTGGTTCGCGCCGTTGATCGTGGCGCTGCGCTACGGCACCTTGCCCGGCCTGCTGGCCGGCGCGCTGCTGCTGGCGGCGTGGAAACTGCTGTATCCCGCGAGCGATGCCTGGCCGGTGATGGTGTTCGTCGGCGGCTTGCTGCAGACGGTGATCGCCGGTCACTTCGGCGACACCTGGGGCCATCGCGCCGCGCGTGCCTCGACCATCAACGGTTACCTGAACGACCGGCTGGTGGCGATCACCAACAGCCACTATCTGATGCGCCTGTCGCACGAGCGGCTCGAGAAGGACCTGCTGTCGAAGCCGACCACGCTGCGCGATTCGATCACCGAGTTGCGCCGCCTGTCCATCACGGAAGAGGGGAGCGGCGCGGCGGATACGACGCAGGCAGCCATTGCCGCGCCGTTGCGCGCCTTGCCGGGGGCACATGGCCTGCTGGAGTTCGTCGCGCAGGTGTGCCAGATCGAAGTCGCGGCGCTCTTTCCGGTGCGCAACGGCCGGGTTGGCAGCGAGGCCGCGGCGCGCGTCGGCGACGACTTCGAGTTGGCGCCCGACGACATCCTCGTCACCCATGCCATCGGCACGATGAGCGTCGCGCACCTGAAGAGCGAGGACATTCCCGCGGCCCAGTCGCAGTACCTGGTGTGCGCGCCGCTGGTGAGCGCCGACGGCCAGTTGCTGGCGATGCTGGTGATCAAGCGCATGCCGTTCCTGTCGCTGAACTTCGACAACCTGCAACTGCTGCTGGTGCTGCTCGGCTACTACGCGGACGGCGTGGAGCATGCGAGCCTCGTGCAGGGCATCCTCGCCGCGGTGCCAGGCTGCCCGTACGACTTCGCGCTCGACCTCGGCCGTCTCACGCGTTTGCAGCGCGAGGCCGGCATCGCGTCGTCGATGGTGGCGCTGGCGTTCCCGCGCGACGAAGCGGGCGACTCGCTGTTCGAACACGTGATCCGCCGCCGCCGCGCGCTCGACCTGATGTGGCCGGTGCAAACGGCGTCGCAGTCGGTGCTGGTGAATCTGATGCCGGCCACCGACACGACCGGCATCGACGGTTACCTGGCCCGCATCGAGACCAGCCTCTCGGCGCAGTTCAACCTGGATCTGGAAAGCGCGCGCGTCGGCGTGCATACGCTGCATCTGGGCGACATGGAGCCGGGCCCGGCGCTGCAGCGTCTACTGAAGCGAAGCGGCCTCGATGTCTAA